A window of the Brassica napus cultivar Da-Ae chromosome A2, Da-Ae, whole genome shotgun sequence genome harbors these coding sequences:
- the LOC106421798 gene encoding uncharacterized protein LOC106421798 has translation MLKSKSCREEMRSSSIAYKYHCLTNGGTPEAVAAPSPANQQLPVMLRSYSTSTYSPHKNPTTVRDNPNSKSNNKVKKGLKEAEIQRKKRVAAYNVYGLEGKVKGSIRKNFKWFKETCSNAVNGLW, from the coding sequence ATGTTGAAATCAAAGTCATGCAGAGAAGAGATGAGAAGCAGCAGTATAGCCTACAAGTACCATTGCTTAACGAATGGTGGAACACCAGAAGCAGTGGCAGCACCAAGCCCAGCAAACCAACAGCTTCCAGTGATGTTGAGATCTTATAGCACGTCAACTTATAGTCCACACAAGAATCCAACAACAGTTAGAGACAATCCCAACAGTAAATCGAATAATAAGGTGAAGAAAGGGTTAAAGGAGGCAGAGattcagaggaagaagagagtggCTGCTTATAACGTGTATGGTCTTGAAGGGAAAGTGAAGGGATCTATTAGAAAGAACTTCAAGTGGTTCAAGGAGACTTGTTCAAATGCTGTCAACGGTTTGTGGTGA